AGATGCCCGCGTCGATGCCGATCGGGAAGACCGCCGAGAAGCCGCCGAAGCCCTTCTTCCCGGCAAGCTCGCGCACGGCCGCGTACGACCCCACGAAACCGATACCGGCGATGACCACCGCGCCCGCGACCACCACACCAATCAGGACCTGCGGCGTCCGGCCCACAACCAACGGCTCCCCCAGCCCAGCCGCACTGCGCCTACGGTGATCACAACAGTTTCCGCGCCGAACTCTCGGACGCTCACCTGCCGTTCGCGATGGCCCTCAAGCGTGGCCATGGCACCTGGCAGTACAAAGACGCCTTCCGGCCCGTGGACGCCGCCCGCGAACTGGCCTGGCACGCCCCGACCGGCCGGGCGACTGGCAGCCCCTCACCCGCGCCTTCCGCGACGGACACACCTCCATCTGGTGGGCCGCCGACGCCCAGCTGGGCTGGTGGGCCCCCGACGGCGTGGTCCGGCTGGTGGTGGCCACCACCGACCCGGCCACCCTGCCCGAAACCTCCACCTGGTACCTGGCCACCAACCTGCCCCGGCCCGGCTCACCCCGCCAGGCGCACAGCCCGCATCCGGCCGCCGACCTCACCGAAGTGGTACGCCTCTACGGACTGCGGCACTGGGCCGAGCAGAGCTACAAGCAGGCCAAGGACGAACTCGGCTGGGCCGACTTCCAGGTCCGCTCAGACACCGCCATCCGCCGCCACCAGAGCCTGGTCAACTGCGCGTTCAGCTTCTGCTGGAACACCTGGTTCACCCCCGACCCGCCCACCGACGAACACGAGTCGGCCCCCGCCCAAGAGAGGGGGCACACCCTCGCCCCACTGGCCCCAGACCGCCTGCTGGCCCCAGGCCATCCGCGCCGTCCGTGGCTGGCTGACGCCCTGGGCCACGCTGCAACGCTACTGGCGAGCCTGGACGACCAGGCCCCCGCCCGCCGAACTCCAGGCCCTGCTCGACACCGTCGGCACCGGCAGACCTCTTGATCTCTACCGCCCGGTCTAACAAACCACCGCGTTCATGAGTCCTCGTCGGTTCGCTGACGGGGGCTCTGTCTTTGTGGGGTGACGGTTTTCCGGTGGTGGGGCAGGGTGAGGGTCCGGTTGTCGCATCGGGTGGGCGCCGGGTTCCACTCTCCGGAGGTGGTGCGGTTGTTGGGACGGTCGAAGTAGCTGGTCAGCCGGGGTTCGGCAGGGCCTGAAGCCGGTCGATTGCCTGGGTGATGGTATCGGTCCAGGGCCATCGGGCGGTGAAGCGGAGCCAGCGACGGCGGCCGGTGTTCACGAGCCGGGCGGCGGCGGAGAACAGGTGGAGCCGGAGTCGTTTGGGTTCCCAGCGGCGGGTGTCACCGGTGAGCGCGAGCATCGGCATCCAGGCAAGCAGGTCGAGCGCGATGGAGACGATCTCGAGCCAGATCCGGTTCTGGGCGGTGTCGTGGAGGGGCAGGTGGCGCAGGCCGGTGTCGCGGGCGTTTCGGATCCGGTCCTCGCAGCGGGCCCGCCTTCGGTGACGCGACGGGCCATGGGGATCGTGGATCGCGGTCAGCAGCCGTACGCCGTCCTCGCCCGTCTGCTCCATGTACTGCATGCGCGGGCCTTCGCCGCGCCGCAGCCGGTAGTCCTCGATGCGCCGCTGGTAGCGGTCGAACCAGTCGGCCGGCACCGTCGCAAGCAGCCAGTCCGGCGCCGCCACAGCCAGCACGTTCAGGGCGGCGCGCAGGTGTTCCGCGGTGTTCTCCAGCCGGTTCAGCCGTCGCACCGCGGCCAGGACATGGGTGGAATCGGTGCGCTGGCCGCCCGGCCGCACCAGCAGGCCACACCTCCTACCGCGTGCAAGACGGATCCCTCATCCAGAGCATCGACTTCGACAAGAACACCACTGTCCCCGTTGTTGCCGACCCGTTGTGGAGCAGCGCGTGGACCAAGTGTCAGGCCTCTGTCGTCGTCGCGTTGTTCCCGGCAGCCAAGGCCTACAAAGCGATCAAGGCCCTCGGCGGCGCCAAGGCAACGGCACGGCTCCTGGGGGGAGCGCGCACCAAGGGCGACTTCATTCGCTACGCCAAGAAGGCAGGCAAGAACGGCGCGGTCCAGATCCTCGGCATCGCCGGGGTGCAGAGTTACTGCTTCGGCTGAAGAGCAGCCCAGCAGACCCCACGTTCGCCTAGATCGGAGTACGCCCCGTGGTCAGCAAGAACAAGCCGCCCATTGTTGTCCTGCATGATCTCGAGAATGTCCGATCGGAGATCAACGCCGCGCTGGAGACAGCCGGCGACAACCAGCGGCCCGGACTCCAAGCAGCCCTGGACATCCTGAACCGCCATGCCCCGACACCGGCGACCAGCGCATCCGACGATGGGTCCGCAGGACCCTCTCCGAAGCCGGCATGGAACCAGACGAGCACGTGCGCGCCGTGAAGGCCCTGCGCGATCCGGTCCCTGGGCACGGGCTCATCGCCGCAAACGACCTGGTGAAGTCGGCGCTCCCACACTGACCCACCCCGGGCCCGCGCGGACGAAGGGACCCGATGACGGGCTCGTCGGTGGACCGTTCGGTTTCCTGAGTGCCTGCCTGTTGGAAACGATCGCACGACTGGACGACCCGCTGGCGCGACGCGCAGAACATATCTGAAGGGCTGGCCGCTGCCCCAGAAGCGCATTGAGGGCCCGCACCGCACTCGGTGTGCGGACCCTTAGCTGATCTGTGACGCACCGTGAGGCTTGCCTAGAGCGCCCGGCGCCGACGCCAGGGTCCGGTGCACCCCGCAGGATGCCCCCTGTTGCCGCTGATCCTTCGGCCACAGAGCCCGGTCGACCAGCGCCCGCACCGGCCCGTCTGCCGTGTCCAGCCCCCGCGCGTCGCCATGCCCCTTGGACTGCGCGGTTCCACGTGTCAACGCCCGGTTACTGACAGACTCGTCGCCATAGAAGGGAGACCCATGGGCTTCGGATTTCGCGTCGGTGTGCCCGGCATGAGCGTGCGTGTCTCGGCCCGAGGGGTCCGAGCATCCATCGGGCCGAGGATGGCCAGGGTGAATGTGGGTGGTGGGCGGACCACCCTCTCGTCCGGGATGGGCCCGTTCTACGCCTCCAGCGCTCTTGGCAGCGGGCGCCGCACCAGTACGAGTCGCACGACGCGCTCCGGCTCACGTCCGCGATCCGCCGCGCCTTCGGGTGAGCAGCTGGAACGGGCTCGCCAGCAGGCCGAGCGGGCCAAGCAGGAGGCGGAACGCGACGCGGCCATCGCGCATTTACGGGAGGTACGTCGGCAGATGACCAGCCTGCATCTGCAGTCCTTCTCCCCCGTGCTCCCACCGGTCGTGCCTGGGCCCCCACAACTCGGGTTGCCATGGGCCCTGGCCGAAGCGAAGACATTCCACCTAGCAGGTCTCGGCGTGTTCGCGCGCGCTGAGCGCACCGAGGCGAAACAACAGGCAGAGCAGGATGCGCCGGGCTACCTGGCCGCTGAGCTCTCCAGGTTGCAGGGCGTCCACGGCGAGTTGACGACCGAAGCACATCAGTGGTGGCAGTCCCTCCTCGCGAACGACGAGGTGACCGTGTGCGAGACGGTCAACTATGCCTTCTCCGACAACCCCGCGGCAGGCTGTGCGGTCGGGGTCAACGGCTCCGTCATGTCGGTGGTGATGCGGCAGCACGACATCGACTCGCTGCCCGATCAGACCCCGGACCTCACCTCCGGCGGGCGACCCACGCTGAAGACGCTGACCAAGCGGGACCGAACCCTATGGTGGCTCACGTCCATGGGGTCCAACGTCATCGCCACTCTCAAGGAGGGCTTTGCAGTCGCCCCTGGGATCACCGCGATCGACCTTGCGGTGATCACCCGCATGCCGGACACACAGCGGCTGGCGTTCGTCGCGTACGGCCGGTGGACCCGCCCGGCCATCGAGTCAGGTCCCTGGCGGCAACCGGAGGACGCACTGCGCTTCCTGGACATCGGCCAGGACGTCGCCTGCGCCGTCGCCACGACCGCCTCCGGCAACCTGTCGAGCACCATCAAGCCGCTGGACATCAGCCGGCTGCCCGGTCTGCAGAGCCTGCTCGACCACGCCCGGGACGAGGCCGCCTCGGTCGACTCCACGCTGGCCGGTCTGGACGGCGACCTGCGGGCCAACGTCCCCGCCACCCCCCATGTGCCTGCCTCGGACCACTACCGGATCCGTACGTTCGCCGAGTGGAAGACACAGGCATCCTCTACGGTCCAGCCGCCTGCGCTCGGCGAGCCCGTGCCCGCTGTCCCGACGGCACTCACGCCAGGGCAGAACCTCACGCTGCCCGATGAGGCATGGGAAGGACTGACCATCGCGTTCAGGTTCGGCGGTGCAGATGCCGACCTCTCTCTGTTCCTCACCGACGCGCAGAGCCGGGTCGCTTGTGACACAGACTTCGTCTTCTACAACCAGCCGTCCGCCGCCCAAGGGGCCGCCAGGCTACTGGGCAAGCAGAACGATGGCGCACATACCGTCGAACGCGCCGCCGTCCACCTCACAGCTCTACCCGAGCGTGTCCAGCGTATGACGATCGCGATCAACATGGACGTCGACACCGGCCTGACGTGCGGCTCCCTCACCCACGCTGAACTGTCCATCGACTGCGCCACGGCCACCTGGACCTTCCAGCCCTCAGCCGACCCCGCCATCCGCGCAATGGTCGTCGCGGAGCTCTACCGGCACAGACCCGCCAACGGCCGCCCAGTGTGGAAGCTCCGCGCAGTCGCACAGGGTTGGGCCGATGGACTTGACGGCTTGGCCAGTGCCCACGGAATTGACGTGGGATAGCCCACCGAGGGTAGGCCGGCCCAGGACAGAAGCTTCCAAGGTCCAGAAGTACGACAGCGCATCGCCCCGTTGATGGCCCTGCCCTCCTACCGCCCTGTAAGCAACGGGGGTCCACAGCTTCGACTGGCCACCGGCAGGGGTTCTGCTCCGACTGGCTCCGTACCCTGTCCGCACAACCGGTAGCGAGCCCTGCAGATCCGCGGCCGCCCGGGCCAGTTCCTGCGCCGGACGACTGGACCCCGCCGCCGCGCGAGGAACCGAAGCCGGCGCAGTGCCACGGGGCGCAACCCGCACGACCCTGCGGTGGCGTGCAATCGCCACGGTCACCTGCGCGTCCGCGTGGTGGCCCGGGAGACCTCCGCCCGCGCTGACGCGGGCCTGGTGCCGTCCTCGCAGAAGTACGCCCTGGACAGCTGCGACGTCGAGCCCGAACGGCTCCGAAAAGACGCACTCGCAATAACGATACCGAGGGGGAAAGTCACAGGGGGGACATATCAGTCTGCATGTGGGCACATAGTTCGCACGATAAGGAGGTGAAGCCCTGTGGGGTCGGTATAGGCAGCACAGGCGGGTGCAGTGGTCCATCAATTGCCGACTATCTCATCTTCCGCTGACGGGAGATAGGGTGCCAGAGGGCGGGAGTGGGGCGCCGCGAAATGTGGGGGATGTGTGGGCCAGTGGCGCCTTATTCGAGTAATAGGCGTGTCAGATTGATGCGGTGATTGATGGAATCAACACGGGCTCCGATTCCTACGGCGGGTTGCCGCGCGTGCAAGTACAGCAATTCCCCGGCGAGTAGGTGCTGACGGTGGCGACGCTGGACAGTCAGGGAACATCGAAAGAATTGGGAAGCACTCCTATTCTAGGCTGACTGACATTCTGCGCGTGGGAGGCAAGCCGGTGCCGGCATCAACCCCGGGCTGATAGTCAAACAGTCTCGGAGCAACAGTAAGG
The sequence above is a segment of the Streptomyces sp. NBC_01283 genome. Coding sequences within it:
- a CDS encoding TerD family protein, coding for MTSLHLQSFSPVLPPVVPGPPQLGLPWALAEAKTFHLAGLGVFARAERTEAKQQAEQDAPGYLAAELSRLQGVHGELTTEAHQWWQSLLANDEVTVCETVNYAFSDNPAAGCAVGVNGSVMSVVMRQHDIDSLPDQTPDLTSGGRPTLKTLTKRDRTLWWLTSMGSNVIATLKEGFAVAPGITAIDLAVITRMPDTQRLAFVAYGRWTRPAIESGPWRQPEDALRFLDIGQDVACAVATTASGNLSSTIKPLDISRLPGLQSLLDHARDEAASVDSTLAGLDGDLRANVPATPHVPASDHYRIRTFAEWKTQASSTVQPPALGEPVPAVPTALTPGQNLTLPDEAWEGLTIAFRFGGADADLSLFLTDAQSRVACDTDFVFYNQPSAAQGAARLLGKQNDGAHTVERAAVHLTALPERVQRMTIAINMDVDTGLTCGSLTHAELSIDCATATWTFQPSADPAIRAMVVAELYRHRPANGRPVWKLRAVAQGWADGLDGLASAHGIDVG